CTTTTCATGCCTTAAAGACGCAAAATGGTTGAGTCTACCCCTGCACAAGGATTACTGGGTCAGCACTATTTCCACACAGGCATACACATGTCCATTACAAACACTAACAAGTCAAGAGAGACTCATCAAACGCAAACTGTTGAATGTTGGTAAGACTTGaataaaatcatattgtgaACTTTACTGTCTATAAGGGCAATTATTTTTCAACTAGGAAAGCTATTATGGCTTTTGTCCTGTCGACTaatattgtttagtttttttagctTACAGTTACGTGGTCGCTGCTGCTGAAAGATTTCACCTCATCAGAACAGCTTTCCTGACCTTCACCATTACATGTTGACTGGTGCACTAAATAGAGCACACCCATTCTGGTCAAGTGagagacttttttatttatgcatctatttttttttattatccaaagcattgctgttgatttgaatatcattattgttttttttctcctttgtatttattcatatcctcatttaattgtatctgaggctttgccaatattattttacaaacagTAATGCCAATAAggaaaaattaattgaaattgaattgactGCTTGTGGTAGTAgtgcaccaacacacactgtcatgtCTTTCCCCAAGAAAGGGCAATTGGGGgtcccaaaaaagaaaaagaaaaaagaaagcaaaatgactttgttaaaaaaaaataaaataaaataaaaaattaaaaaaaaaagagaaatatggATCGATAGATGAGGGTCgggggcccacagagactgcACAATtttggtgctacgcccctgcATGTCCAATTTATAACTGCGAAATAAATGCATCCTCCAAAGATCAACCAGCTTCACTTTGTGTTAACATTTGTTCggaagaaagggagagaaaaaaagttgtggcACGTGATAAGTCAGCTGACTCTCAGCGCCTTTCAGAAGACCAAGCAGAGAGACTGTCATCATAACAAGCAGTTAGCAGTGTGCTGCCGACAGACGGGCTGACAGCAGCACCTGTCCACCTCGTTTCTGTACACTTTGTTCAAGCAGCAACAAAGTAGCGGGACTGTGTTGGATCTCCTGACCTGCCTGTGTTCACCTCACCCGGGGAAGAAGACGACGACCTTCCGGCACTTTTAAGAGGTACAGTGTGAAAAGAGCAGCTAGCTAGCTGCTTTGTTAGCAGCCCGTTACAGGTTTTGTGTCGAAACCtcaagtgtgtctgtgtgagcatTATATGAGTTATTTATTCTCATATTatacaaaaagtgtttccagcCACGCAATCTCACTGGTCCACAAGACATTGTGAATGTGTAGTACAGCATCCCGTCCTCATCACTTCAAGAATTGCTCCGATGTATCTGAAACAATACTCATGAAGTAATCATATGACTATCGTACCACTTTAGGCAGCGAACCACATCCATGCAGCGAACAGGCAACATGAAAGTGCAGGAAATGGCATGTGTTTGAGGAcagctttgatgaaaaaataaGGAAGTAGTGGTGAGTTTATACAGCTGATCAGTTGAAAAGGAACAGCCAACTCACTGATGGTGTGAACCATAAATTGACAAAAAGATGATATAAACCATCATGTTCAGGacagacacattataaacactgttaaaaagtaaatttgtgTGTATGAACCTAAAACAGCAAACTTCACTTCGATTTAAATACATCCAAATgtaggcatgatgggaaatatagGCTAATTGATTGGGACCGTTGTCTTTTAAAAGGCTAAACGCCGCCAAAAAACAATGAAGCAGAACATTTCGTTAGATAACaatattttgtgatgtttggAAATTAtctctcttttcatttattcCGACTTTTGGACATTACCTTGCTCTtgagtttttggaaatgtttggcatcctccatcagctgcgCTGGTGACACGAAGCTACTAGCttaaaaatacaggtaaagtATGCGGATGTAATGGCTAAATCTGGGTatggaaaattactttttgttaGCATGTGTCTCAGTCGTAGCAAGACTGAGCAAGTtaagcatttctgtgtttatatctgtgGTATTTATTCAGTTTGGGATACCCCATGATCTCAAGAAAGCATACGCACAAGCCAAAAATGTGTCCGTTGCTAGGTCGTCACTAAGGTTCGACCTACTTGCTGGAGTCGTAAACTAGGTTTCATTACATATAAGAATCTACTGACAGGACTGATTGTTTTCCAGTTATTAGTCAGACTCTTCCGTGCTGAAATGTTTAAGTACACCCTCTTGCGTATTGCTTAGTTGAAGTGTTAAACCACACAGCTGGTCGTTATTTCCTTAACGCTCCTCTCGTTTTGCTCTGTGTTTGTTCACGTCTCTCACAGAGTCTGACAGCACACGGTCTTTGAAGGACAAGACAATGAGGCTCCCCTGTCTGCTGCCCTCCTTGGGGCTGATAACCTGTACTCTGGTGTTGATGCTGCTGCCGTTTGGGTCCTGCCATCCAGCACCGACCTCAGAGCAGCCCAGGCTGGTGTTCATGGAGCAGATCAGCCGCCCAGAGCTCGGATTTAACTGGAGAAATGTCACCTGTGCCCTGTGCAAAGCAGTCTTCACCATCCTTGATATCGCCCTCCTggtaatgttttcatttttgcaacagaCCTACGGTTTTCTGGGAGTTTTTTTCCAGATATGTGGTGCATAAAAAGTAAACTCTGCTTCCCTATGTTTATTCTTGACTCTGGGGACACAAAGCGGACCTGTCCCAGATGACCGGAGAGGTCTTGATGGTTGATATTGGAGCAGAAGGTCAAATGTATTTGGGCCTTAAATCatttaatgcttaaaaaaaacaaaagcagtgtGTTCAAATCAATTCTCCgagagacaggaagtcagtGTAAAGTCTTCAGAGCTAGAGTGATGTGCTGTACTTTCTTTAGTGAGGACtgaatcagctgcagctgtctgatCTACTAAGACACTTACAATAGTGGAGTCTACTGAAAATGAAttcatggatatttttttttcaaatcctgCTGAGAATTAAGTCATTTtatctttgaaatgttttttaatcaatttgAAATGCATCAAAGTGTTGTTCTTTTTTCCAGTAtgcttgtgtctttttgtgacCTGTCAAAATTGTTTGACCTTGCTCTTTATATTGAGGAATGCGGTTGCATGTGGTGATTGCATAAACATCCTTGTAAGATTTCAGACTGTTGTAGTTCTCTGTTCCTTAATTCACTGAAAATTGTGATTTGAGTAGAGTTAGGTTGATATGTTGATATTGTGCCTGTGTGAATCACCCTGTTACTCAATGCAAACATAGTACTTATGAATAATATCAATTGTACTGTGCCTAACATAGACAGGGTTACTTAAGTTTGCAAACAAATGTGGCCTGTTACTTAAATGCCCCTGTATGAAGAAAGTCCAGTTCTTGTTCTGCCCTTTGAACATCTCGTCTTCTTTTTATATCTCCTGGTGTTTATAGCTGATTTAGCACAAACACATCCTTGAGACATTTTGATCATGTGGTCTCTTTGTTGACCTCAAGTGCTTCTGTCGTCCAACAGCTACAGCTgttgacctaaaaaaaaaaagctttccaaACTGGATGGATTCATtctaatttaagtaaaaaatgtaacttaataTTGCACCTACCCAAGAATGTGACTTGAGGGTAATgtccagtgttttgtttttattttgtctttcttccaACATGGCTCACACATGCATCCAACAATGTTACATTGTGGTCTAGTAAATTGGAATTTTCGATGATTCAAACTGATCCCagctttgccatttttttcaggaaGTCTGGGGTTTTGACATCAGCCATATCTGATTATGTTTAAGACCTCTTGttacttttactgcattttCACATCTCTAAACTCATCCTGCTCTACCTTTTGTTACTTCTCCTAGAGTGATGCAAATGAAGAGCGAGTGGCACGTGCAGTAGGGGAGGCATGTGTCCGTCTCCATCTGGCTGATGAGCAAGTGTGTCGACAAATAACAGAGTTGTTCAGAGACGACTTCATCCGGGCCATGCAGCAGTCTTTGTTGTGGCCCTCTGAGGCGTGCGCCCTGCTGGTTGGCCCTTCCTGTGGCAAATTTGACGTGTATTCTCCGTGGAACATCACCCTGCCAAAGGTCCCTAAGCCCCCTGTTACACCACCCTCGCCTCCAAAACCTGGTTCTCCACAGAGCAGGGTCCTGTTTATAACGGACATCCACTGGGACCAGGTGAGTGTTGATGAACTGAAATAATTGACCAACAGCAAGCACTAGTACTCTTGCTTTGTCTGTCataatgttattgttgttgttgttgtgtttaaaaaaaaaagatttatttgtatttattaaatgtattatttttataattattgttgttgttatatttatttatttatttttaatgctgtacttttcaatttcaattctGTACTTTTGCGGGATATGTATCATTGTGTGGGGAAGAGGAAACCAAtaaacaaagtttgaaaaaacaaaacaaaacaagcaccGGTACAGTTTCATATTGGAAAAATGTTTATACCCCCCTCTATTATATTATGTGGCAGTATTAATTCAAGAACCACAATCCaccctccaaaaaacaaaagttaaagttactgACTTACTTTAAAGTAAAGTTGCAGTTTTCTAAGAACCTTTGTAACGATTaaccagaaaacacacagacagttttGGATCAAGCCCTGCTTCTAAAAATAGTCCTGTCTCTCCAGGAGTATCTAGAAGGCAGCGCAGCAGACTGCAAGAACCCTCTGTGTTGCCGGAAAGACTCAGGCGCTCCCAGCTGGTGGCGAAGGGAGGCCGGGTACTGGGGAACCTACAGTAAATGTGACCTGCCTCTACGGACGGTGGAAAACCTCCTGGAAAATGCTGCCAGAGATGGACCCTGGGACTGGGTCTACTGGACTGGAGACATCCCAGCGCACAATGTTTGGTCTCAGACCAGGAAACAGCAGCTGTCAGAGCTTACAGTCGTCTCCAGGCTCATTcacaagtaattttttttcataacatagTAGATGTGTAGTCTAGCTATGAGTGCAGATAAATTTACAACTCAGTTGTCAGAGTAGCTTTCAACAGAATAAATTATGTAACATGGTGTCGAAATGTAAGATCTTTTAACATTGATGCTATCAGAAGTTCTGGATAACACAGTTGGCCTAATTTAACCTCAAAGTGGTCTTTTACTCTGACTCAAAACATGATAACAGGGtactttttctgctgctgtggtCAGATGTTTGTCATGTGTGGCCTGATATTGATCCAAACTATTGACTCTTCCTGCTATCTTTTGTCCAGACACTTGGGGCCTAATGTGACAGTTTACCCTGCAATAGGGAACCATGAGAGTACGCCAGTGAACAGCTTCCCACCACCGTTTGTTCATGGCAACAGATCCTCTGCCTGGCTCTATGATACCATGGCAAAGGAGTGGGCACCATGGTTACCAGAGCAGGCTTTGAAGACTTTGAGGTTCTTGATTTTCACGTATTTTATCATatctgaatgtttgtgtgttgatgTTGTGCATAGGCGACCCTGTAGATAAGACGTAAAAGCTGTTGTTAAATGATAAAAGTAAAGGTTTTATTTTGGATCATAAAGCAGGAACTGTACAAGTCAGATGTTTTCTCTTGTAGTTTCACATCCCACTGCTATGCAAACAGAAGTGGTCACACACAGAATATTCTTCTCGATAAAGAGGGTTTGAAATTTTGATGGGTGCCCCCAGAGCTGATTTGGACTTTCTCAGTCCTTGagccatgtttctgcatgtaATTTCAGATATGGGGGATTTTACACTTCGGAAATTCAGCCTGGTCTGAGGGTAGTCTCTCTCAACATGAACTTTTGTGCTCAAGAAAACTTCTGGCTGATGGTGAACTCTACAGATCCTGCTAACCAGCTGCAGTGGCTGGTCCATATTCTCCAAGCCAGCGAGGACAAGGGAGAGAAGGTGAGTAgagcagcaaaaacacattatgttTCGTAGCatagtttggatcttttattgtttgaaatgtATGAGGTATTAGTATATTTTTTACAGCTCTATCTTTGTGTAAGACAGCGATCCTACAGGTCACTGAAGCCTTTTCATCGCTCTCTCCAAGGCAAATTGAGAAAACCAGTAATTTTGCATCGCTGAACACAGCTGCTGGTCTTTTGGTGCCTCTGTcatttagttagtttgtgttattggcTTAAGCATTTTAAAGGGCTCTATCTCGTTGACATTTCAAAGCTGTTTGAACAGTTATTGTGGTTTCAGTGAGTTGCACTTTCCGTAAGTTTATGCTTGTACTTCATTGTGAATGTGTTTCATTACTTTATGGTTTTCAAATTTTACTTCCCTATAGTCACTGGTGCTGAGCATGCAGTtgcaataaaacatgtttttttatttgtgcaatAATCTTCTTTTACGTGGTGTCCTCTTTTTTAAGGTACATATCATCGGTCACATACCTCCCGGCCTGTGTCTTGGCAGCTGGAGCTGGAACTACTATCACATTATCAATAGGTAGCTACATTAATCATTTCAACCTAAAGATGCAGACACCCAGAGCTGTTGGGAGTTGTTCTGTCACATATAAGACAATTGAAGTAGCAGagcatatttttgtgtcatgtttattttttgttgtcagGGAGGAGAGGACATGAAGTTCTGTACACTCAGCGGCACTTCTTGTTAATGCACAATGTGACTGTAGTAATTTCAGACTATTGAATGTAAAGAACACTCATCTCCTCAACTTCAGCTTATAACTGCTGTCTTTAGTACAGTGACTGCCATCTACTTTAAGTGTAATGccagtgtgtgttgtttttcaatACATTATTAGTAGTCTGGGTCTTTGGGGATTATTTTCAGATGTAAAGATGATTATACTCATCACAAATATGTGGTGGACTTCTTACCATCAACACTAGTTTTACTTCCTTTTTGTTTGCATGGCTGCATCAGATGGCTTGTGTGGTTTTAATGAATATGCATGTAGTTTTACTTTCAATCATAAATAAAGGTCCGTTAGTAGCTGCATGCAACGGTCTGACTTTTTGCAGACTACTAATTAGAAGAGATGAACTCCCTTGTTTTGTTAAATatcctgtttgtttatttttcagatatgaAAGTACAATCACTGGACAGTTTTTTGGCCATACACACCTGGATGAGTTCCAAATGTTTTATGACGAGGCGACCATGACCCGCCCGTTGGGAGTAGCATTCATTGCTCCCAGTGTCACTACTTATGTTAATCTTAACCCAGGTGAGTTCATAAATTAGTCGAGTGATCTTCTAACATCTCAAAAGCAACACaaagctgattatttttttttctccacaggtTTCCGAGTGTACTATGTGGATGGCAATTACAAAGGCAGCTCTCGGTTGGTGCTTGATCACGAGACCTACATCCTCAACCTTACAGAGGTGAATCACGGTCCAGGAGCGCCGAGTAGCCCTCAACAGAACCCCAAATGGACACTGCTTTACCGTGCCACTGAGGCTTATGGTCTGACCAGTCTGTTCCCTTCCGACTATGACGGGCTGATGCAGACCTTTATCAAAAATGATCGGGTCTTCCAGAAGTTCTGGTACTTAAGACATAAAGGACATGTGTCAGAGCCCTGCAAGGAGACGTGCAAAACTACAGTTATCTGCTTTCTGCGAAGCGGGCGGTACGATGAGCTGGAGCAGTGCGACCTCCTCAATGGTTTTGGAGGAAACTTGGCCCGGGCCGCCAGAAAAACCCTCTGCTGACCTGAGGAAGTTTGGACTGAAGGTCTGGGTAAGGAAAAAGCAATATGACCAAAACTGAAATTGAGCcgaaaaactgtttatttcctGTTACTGGTTTGTCAACAAAAGGCCCCGGAGCTATTGCTCATTATCATGTGATAGTTTGATTTTGTGAACCTGGGATGAGTCCAAAGACTTATTGGTTAATGCCTTGTGGTTatcagtaatgtttttttttacaaagacatctAACTGATTGTGATTGTAACAGACCTTTGGTTTGTCAACTGCTGTTTTGCAATGCAAATTTCGTAAAGAAGCTCCGTTTACTTGAAATGCATAGCATTGCAAGAGTTGGTGGTTCGGTCAGTGATTTTCGCAATTCTACTGTAATGGATGCCTTGTATCAGGAAAAATGATCTATCCTTAACAATCTTGTGACTTTAAAAGGCTGTTCTGATTCAGATAAGAGTTTGAAGTTCTTCGTGTGTTATGGCTcgggttagggttaggcttAAGCTAAGGGTTACGCTAAGTTGTGCCACATAGCATGAAGTTTGCATTAAAACTGAAGGATCCATCCTTTGAGGCCTGTCCCCCAGTGTAATGTTAACATTGCATTTGCTGGGACTTTAATGTTCTAAAGCAAATCAGTAAACCACTTACTTTATTGAACATGGCGGATTAATTGATCTCAGCTGTCACCTCAGGTTTGACCTTTGAAGAGTTGCTCCACAGCTCACAGTATCTTCGTTCAATCGTTTTGACTTGGGACTTTTGACTGGGATTTCGGTCAGTAAATTATTTCGCAGCACCATCTGCCTCAGCAACAACGTCTTCAAACCTGATTAAGAAACAGTATTTCTCATTGAGGTTTACTTCTGTCTGCACTTTAATTCTTTGTTGGCTAGTTATTGTCATGGTTTGATAGACCCAAAGTGTTACAAAGAGAAAACATCAGATTTTGGGCTGTGCGACTTGTGGCGTAACGTAAGCAAGAAGTAATGCAACTTGTAAAATGAACAATGATTTAGAGATAAtgtgtaaataatgaataaaagatTAAATCTTATGTCCTTGTCtacttgttttgtgtttggtgtttggGAAAATTATTCATGGgaagtcatttattttttctgacaatatatgagttaaattaacttaaattaatttaacagttCATCTGCTGCTTAGACTTCAAAGAGCAAATAGCAAGTTACATCAACAGATGACAAATaaacccttttttttggtcaaaattcaTGTCAAAGTTACCCCCTTCTTGTAGAATCATTTAAACCCAATAAAGCTGTGTAGCATATCAACAGATATATAAAACTGACAGTGCTCTAGTTATTTTCTATGTACACACACAGGTGTATGTAACATTAAATTATATGCACCAAAATGCCTTTACTTGCATCGAGTTTTGTTTACCACCATTTGGTGTATTTGTCTTTCATTTCTGCTGGTATTGTCCTCTTCCTGCGGGATGTTATAagttatatatttgtttttaactgtgttaAAAAATTGATGTATAGGATGTGaagtctcaggtgtgtctcatgGCCAATGCCTCGGGGTTGGCAACATATTTTCTGCACCAAGTTACGTGCACTGGTACATGTAAATCTGAAAGTTACATGCAAAGTGCAAATTTTATGTGCACTACCTTGCATATGCACATTTTCTGAACCAAGTGACATGCACTGGTGCACATAGAGCTCAGAATAGTGTACACATAAAATTATCCTGTGCAGTACCTTGCATCTCCACATTTTATGTACCATGTTACACGCTGTGATGCAGGTAAGCTGAGAATTATGTGCACAGCTCAAATTTTCTGTGCACTGCCATACATAGGTATTTGCTATTAAGAGTCATGAGTACAGTAGattcattgatttttaataCTATACTTGTGAAAGTCACTACTTTTTATATCAGCAGTAAAATCACAGGCCCGCTGCCTCAAAAACTCAGCTCAAGATAGAGTGGTGTGACTTCTGCGCTCTGAGCCCCCATGAGCATAATTGTATTTACCTCTTGTGTCACCATGTGTTCTGGTAAACTGTTCCATCTCACTGAGTACATTTCCATCTGATAAACCACAGTGCATATCCTGTTAAAGTAATTACACATGcttcattagaaaaaaagtttcaaactgATGAAATACTTCTGAGGAGATGAATTAATAATTGCACTGGGGAGCAGTTCAAGACGAGAGGAATGgactgtgttaaaaataaatagagtcCAACCTTTAAGCATTATCTTTTCATaagttgcaaatgtttttttctgcttctatttcagatttttttttattccacttttGGACACCCAAAAGAGTGACTATGCATACAGATTCACTGAGACATAACATTATTTAATTCTTTACACATCCTTCATTATAAATTTCAGTTTAAGTGCCATGACTTATCGGAGCAACACTGCAGTCTACATGATTTGACTCAGTTTGAGACCCCGCTGCCCTCATCATCAAACATTTGAACATAAGTTATTTTATGCTTCTGTTCAATTCAAACATTGAAATCTCATTCATTCCTTGAGTATGTACACTACCCCACCCATTATTAAATGTACAACAGCAACAAGCCATTTAATCCTATTCATCTTTCTAAAAGGCTTTTATTAGGGTTCTGAGAAGAACATAGTGACACCAAAGTCCTCCTTGTACAGGTCCCAGGTCTTGGGTTTGTGCGGGTTGTCCAGCTCTTCCCTGGTTAGAATCAGCCTGTGGAGAGTTTCACAGTCAACTCTAgtgtcaaaacaaaatatggAAACTTTTTGAGTCAtgatctaaataaataattgcattGGGAACATACTTGTTCTCCTCTATGAAGGAGGTATTGAACCAGAAGTAGAACGGGACATCCTCATAACCTTTCGGAAGACCCTGAGGGGAATGATGAC
This genomic window from Plectropomus leopardus isolate mb chromosome 13, YSFRI_Pleo_2.0, whole genome shotgun sequence contains:
- the smpd1 gene encoding sphingomyelin phosphodiesterase, which encodes MRLPCLLPSLGLITCTLVLMLLPFGSCHPAPTSEQPRLVFMEQISRPELGFNWRNVTCALCKAVFTILDIALLSDANEERVARAVGEACVRLHLADEQVCRQITELFRDDFIRAMQQSLLWPSEACALLVGPSCGKFDVYSPWNITLPKVPKPPVTPPSPPKPGSPQSRVLFITDIHWDQEYLEGSAADCKNPLCCRKDSGAPSWWRREAGYWGTYSKCDLPLRTVENLLENAARDGPWDWVYWTGDIPAHNVWSQTRKQQLSELTVVSRLIHKHLGPNVTVYPAIGNHESTPVNSFPPPFVHGNRSSAWLYDTMAKEWAPWLPEQALKTLRYGGFYTSEIQPGLRVVSLNMNFCAQENFWLMVNSTDPANQLQWLVHILQASEDKGEKVHIIGHIPPGLCLGSWSWNYYHIINRYESTITGQFFGHTHLDEFQMFYDEATMTRPLGVAFIAPSVTTYVNLNPGFRVYYVDGNYKGSSRLVLDHETYILNLTEVNHGPGAPSSPQQNPKWTLLYRATEAYGLTSLFPSDYDGLMQTFIKNDRVFQKFWYLRHKGHVSEPCKETCKTTVICFLRSGRYDELEQCDLLNGFGGNLARAARKTLC